A stretch of the Pogona vitticeps strain Pit_001003342236 chromosome 8, PviZW2.1, whole genome shotgun sequence genome encodes the following:
- the PUS3 gene encoding tRNA pseudouridine(38/39) synthase, whose protein sequence is MDEDRKETKQLLERIQELEETVQRLEERLKVNKEKTSTSTSLPTSAKTKKRQQRPFDFSAYGRRHVALKIAYLGWGYQGFASQENTSNTIEDKLFEALDKTRLIENRQTSNYHRCGRTDKGVSAFGQVISLDLRSNFKGNKLGESTNVKATNTSEEIRYTHMLNQVLPPDIRVLAWAAVEPSFSARFSCLKRTYCYFFPRANLDVALMNVAAQKFVGVHDFRNLCKMDVANGVTNFHRTILTAEVQLVDRDEETEQQTPFQMYQFQVTGQAFLYHQVRCMMAILFLIGQRLEKPGIIDELLDIENNPRKPQYSMAVEFPLVLYDCEFENIQWIYDRQVQEFNVTHLQQLWTTHAIKCHMLYCMLKGLDVAEIPTDTGSGNSTTIPWRDITPPVCNQISALIEGVRARKYKRLMERPKCESLESRISHFVHRGRIELGHLKKTKHSDMEPDEQMKNKISLEDTESTDIDGPEQATKRICMSTE, encoded by the exons ATGGATGAAGATAGAAAGGAAACTAAGCAACTACTAGAGAGGATCCAGGAGCTGGAAGAGACTGTGCAAAGATTAGAAGAAAGGCTGAAGGTCAACAAGGAGAAGACAAGCACTTCTACCAGTCTCCCAACATCAGCAAAGACTAAAAAACGCCAGCAGCGGCCATTTGATTTTAGTGCTTATGGCCGGAGACACGTTGCACTAAAAATAGCCTATCTAGGCTGGGGATACCAAGGGTTTGCCAGCCAGGAGAACACCAGCAATACTATAGAAGACAAGCTCTTTGAGGCTCTTGACAAAACTCGACTGATAGAAAACAGACAGACTTCCAATTATCACCGCTGTGGACGCACTGACAAAGGAGTCAGTGCCTTTGGACAG GTTATTTCCTTGGATCTCCGCTCAAACTTTAAAGGAAATAAACTTGGAGAGTCTACAAATGTCAAAGCAACTAATACATCAGAAGAAATCCGCTACACCCACATGTTGAATCAGGTCCTGCCTCCTGATATAAGGGTACTGGCTTGGGCTGCAGTAGAGCCCAGTTTCAGTGCTAGATTTAGTTGCCTGAAGAGGACctattgctatttttttcctcGTGCTAATCTCGATGTAGCTCTCATGAATGTTGCAGCTCAGAAGTTTGTGGGAGTTCATGATTTTCGCAACCTATGCAAGATGGATGTAGCCAACGGGGTGACCAATTTTCATAGGACAATTCTTACTGCAGAGGTGCAGCTTGTGGATAGAGACGAGGAAACCGAGCAACAAACCCCGTTCCAAATGTACCAGTTTCAAGTGACGGGCCAGGCCTTCCTCTATCACCAGGTTCGTTGCATGATGGCCATTCTCTTCCTGATTGGACAAAGGTTGGAAAAGCCAGGAATTATTGACGAGCTGCTGGATATTGAGAATAACCCTAGAAAACCACAGTACAG CATGGCAGTGGAATTTCCTTTGGTTCTGTACGACTGTGAGTTTGAAAACATCCAGTGGATCTATGATCGCCAAGTGCAGGAGTTTAATGTTACGCATCTACAGCAACTTTGGACCACCCATGCTATTAAATGTCATATGCTGTACTGCATGTTAAAGGGGCTAGATGTTGCCGAGATACCTACAGATACAG GTTCAGGGAACTCCACAACAATTCCTTGGAGAGATATAACACCTCCAGTTTGCAATCAGATCAGTGCTTTAATCGAGGGAGTGAGAGCCCGTAAATACAAGCGATTAATGGAACGTCCCAAGTGTGAAAGTTTGGAGTCTCGCATCAGTCACTTTGTGCATAGAGGGCGTATTGAACTAGGAcacttgaaaaaaacaaaacattctgaCATGGAACCAGatgagcagatgaaaaataagaTCAGTCTTGAGGATACTGAAAGCACAGATATCGATGGTCCAGAGCAAGCTACAAAGAGGATCTGCATGAGTACTGAGTGA